A DNA window from Paraclostridium bifermentans contains the following coding sequences:
- a CDS encoding tRNA (adenine(22)-N(1))-methyltransferase produces the protein MKLTDRLLKIASLVDEGKKIADIGTDHGYIPVFLLNNKKIDFAILADVNKGPLENAKKEVRHNKLDDKVDLRLGSGIEVLNDNEVDEIIIAGMGGILIGELLEVKKSVAQNAEKLILQPMQAQAELRKYLYNNGFEVIDEVLVKEDFRIYEIIVAKYTGRKTEVTDEIYYEVSKKLIEKKDELLAEFLNKKISAYENIIKKLEGKSGEAIENKRNETIKVIEKLKEML, from the coding sequence TTGAAGTTAACAGATAGATTATTAAAAATAGCAAGTCTTGTAGACGAAGGGAAAAAAATCGCAGATATTGGGACGGATCATGGATATATACCAGTATTTCTTCTAAATAATAAAAAGATAGATTTTGCTATATTGGCAGATGTGAATAAAGGGCCTTTAGAAAATGCAAAAAAAGAAGTTAGACATAATAAATTAGATGATAAAGTTGATTTAAGACTAGGGTCAGGAATAGAAGTTTTAAATGATAATGAAGTAGATGAAATTATAATAGCAGGTATGGGTGGTATACTTATAGGGGAACTACTAGAAGTGAAAAAAAGTGTTGCTCAAAATGCTGAAAAGCTTATATTACAACCAATGCAAGCACAAGCTGAACTTAGAAAATATCTTTATAATAACGGATTTGAAGTTATAGATGAAGTTTTAGTAAAAGAAGACTTTAGAATATATGAAATAATAGTAGCTAAATATACTGGAAGAAAAACAGAAGTTACAGATGAAATATATTATGAAGTTTCAAAGAAACTTATAGAAAAAAAGGATGAACTTTTAGCTGAATTTTTAAATAAAAAAATATCTGCATATGAAAATATAATAAAAAAACTAGAAGGTAAAAGTGGAGAAGCTATAGAAAATAAGAGAAATGAGACTATTAAAGTTATAGAAAAGCTTAAGGAGATGCTGTAA
- the rpoD gene encoding RNA polymerase sigma factor RpoD codes for METKTPKKESKRVTAKSLIEKGKKQGSLTLMEIMEAFSETELDKDQVENLYETLGNLGIEVIQKKEEKADADIEFTSEDMDVSNMDIDDSIDEDISKEENTMEIEQIDLTLPKGISIDDPVRMYLKEIGKIPLLKPHEESELARRMHEGDEIAKQRLVEANLRLVVSIAKRYVGRGMLFLDLIQEGNLGLIKAVEKFDYTKGFKFSTYATWWIRQAITRAIADQARTIRIPVHMVETINKLIRVSRQLLQELGRDPKPEEIAKEMDMTEDKVREIMKIAQDPVSLETPIGEEEDSHLGDFIPDDDAPAPAEAAAYSLLKEQIEEVLGSLNEREQKVLKLRFGLEDGRARTLEEVGKEFDVTRERIRQIEAKALRKLRHPSRSKKLRDYLD; via the coding sequence ATGGAAACTAAAACACCAAAAAAAGAATCTAAAAGAGTAACAGCAAAATCACTTATAGAAAAGGGTAAAAAGCAAGGAAGTCTTACACTTATGGAAATAATGGAAGCTTTCTCTGAAACAGAATTAGATAAAGATCAAGTTGAAAACTTATATGAGACCCTTGGAAACTTAGGAATTGAAGTAATTCAAAAGAAAGAAGAAAAAGCTGATGCAGATATAGAATTTACTTCAGAAGATATGGATGTATCAAACATGGATATAGATGATAGTATTGATGAGGATATATCTAAAGAAGAAAATACTATGGAAATTGAACAAATAGACTTAACTCTTCCAAAAGGAATAAGTATAGATGACCCAGTTAGAATGTATTTAAAAGAAATTGGGAAAATACCTCTACTTAAGCCTCATGAAGAATCTGAACTTGCAAGAAGAATGCATGAAGGTGATGAAATAGCTAAACAAAGATTAGTTGAAGCCAACTTAAGACTTGTTGTAAGTATAGCAAAGAGATATGTAGGAAGAGGAATGTTATTTTTAGATCTAATACAAGAAGGAAATTTAGGTCTTATAAAAGCTGTTGAAAAGTTTGACTATACAAAAGGGTTTAAATTTAGTACTTATGCTACATGGTGGATAAGACAAGCTATAACTCGTGCAATAGCAGACCAAGCTAGAACTATAAGAATACCTGTTCATATGGTTGAAACTATAAATAAATTAATAAGAGTTTCTAGACAATTACTACAGGAATTAGGTAGAGATCCAAAACCTGAAGAAATTGCAAAAGAAATGGATATGACAGAAGATAAAGTTAGAGAAATTATGAAAATTGCTCAAGATCCGGTATCTTTAGAAACTCCTATAGGTGAAGAAGAAGATAGTCATTTAGGAGACTTTATACCAGATGACGATGCTCCAGCTCCAGCAGAAGCTGCAGCATATTCTTTATTAAAAGAGCAAATAGAAGAAGTTTTAGGTTCGTTAAATGAAAGAGAGCAAAAAGTTTTAAAACTAAGATTTGGATTAGAAGATGGACGTGCTAGAACTCTTGAAGAAGTAGGTAAAGAGTTTGATGTAACAAGAGAAAGAATAAGACAAATAGAAGCTAAAGCTTTAAGAAAATTAAGACATCCAAGTAGATCTAAAAAGCTTAGAGATTACTTAGATTAA
- the aroF gene encoding 3-deoxy-7-phosphoheptulonate synthase has protein sequence MKNLFSNDLNINITENLEIPNDKIIMAGPCAIESYEQLLETAKFIKSNGANMLRGGAFKPRTSPKSFQGLKEEGLEILKAVKKETNLPVITELMDARDLDKLYEVADVIQIGSRNMQNFTLLSEVGKQDKPVMLKRGISSTITEWIGAAEYIAIGGNNKIIMCERGIRTYNDYTRNTLDIAAVPIIKKETNLPVIVDPSHATGVRYLVKPMSIASLAAGADGIMVEVHPNPSEALSDGPQSLHFEEFKDLMESIKKL, from the coding sequence ATGAAAAATCTATTTAGTAATGATTTAAATATAAATATAACTGAGAATTTAGAAATACCAAATGATAAAATTATAATGGCAGGGCCTTGTGCTATAGAAAGTTATGAACAACTTTTAGAAACTGCAAAATTTATAAAATCAAATGGAGCAAACATGTTAAGAGGTGGAGCTTTTAAACCAAGAACATCTCCAAAATCTTTCCAAGGTTTAAAAGAAGAAGGACTAGAAATTTTAAAAGCTGTAAAGAAAGAAACTAACTTACCAGTTATAACTGAGCTTATGGATGCTAGAGATTTAGATAAGTTATATGAAGTAGCAGATGTAATTCAGATAGGGTCTAGAAATATGCAAAACTTTACTCTTTTAAGTGAAGTAGGTAAACAAGATAAACCGGTAATGTTAAAAAGAGGAATAAGTTCCACAATAACAGAATGGATAGGGGCAGCTGAATATATTGCAATAGGTGGAAACAATAAAATCATAATGTGTGAAAGAGGAATAAGAACATATAATGATTATACTAGAAACACATTAGATATAGCAGCAGTACCTATAATAAAAAAAGAAACAAATCTTCCTGTTATAGTAGACCCTAGCCATGCAACTGGAGTTAGATATTTAGTTAAACCAATGTCTATAGCTTCACTAGCAGCAGGAGCAGATGGTATAATGGTTGAAGTTCATCCTAATCCGAGTGAAGCTTTATCGGATGGTCCTCAATCTCTTCATTTTGAAGAGTTTAAAGATTTAATGGAAAGTATAAAAAAATTATAA
- the dnaG gene encoding DNA primase produces the protein MNDIKDIIEEIKSRSDIVKVISDYIKVQQSGINYKGLCPFHGEKTPSFYINTSKQIYKCFGCGEGGDVINFVMKIENLEFMDAVKLLAKDCGIEINTNMDEQSKIRMEKVKKIQDINTEAARYYFSNLIKEKNYGYEYLRRRGLDDRIIKKFGLGYAPKAWTNLMEYLISKGYDKETLVECGLVTYKKDGNKYYDRFINRVIFPIFDYRGNVIGFGGRVLDDSLPKYLNSPDTLAFNKKYNLYGLNFARKNITDRTVILVEGYMDLISLYQYGIRNVCATLGTALTIDQGNLLKRYVDTVVISYDSDDAGVKATLRAIDILTSVGINVKVLNLKDVKDPDEFIRKYGLEGYQKSIADAVHYIRYKIVKCKENYDLSKDEQRLKFTKESTKIIKGLKSPVDIDYYINFLSSESKIGVESLKKEVYGKSYKSNYNPKLKNDRHVQIDKNAYKRPTIINNGNEIIEKTLIRLLLEEKEIRRLLILKLDENDFTLNENKEILKFIIKNEEMDKITIDKLKSLNLSEDYLLNLYSMKIENINVNDKKSIEEIVKQIKRNKLQNDIDNLLKKQKELENGKSNDNSNAKEVDVQVMEIAIKIVELRKTLQNI, from the coding sequence ATGAATGATATAAAAGATATAATAGAAGAAATTAAATCCAGATCTGATATAGTAAAGGTAATATCAGACTACATTAAAGTACAGCAATCGGGAATAAACTACAAAGGATTATGCCCATTTCATGGGGAAAAAACACCTTCATTTTACATAAATACATCAAAGCAAATATATAAATGTTTTGGATGTGGAGAAGGTGGAGATGTAATAAACTTCGTTATGAAGATAGAAAATCTTGAATTTATGGATGCGGTCAAATTGTTAGCCAAAGATTGTGGAATAGAAATAAACACAAACATGGATGAGCAATCTAAAATTAGGATGGAAAAGGTTAAGAAGATTCAAGACATAAATACAGAAGCTGCCAGATATTATTTTTCAAATTTAATTAAAGAGAAAAATTATGGGTATGAATATTTAAGAAGAAGAGGTCTTGATGACAGAATCATAAAGAAGTTTGGTTTAGGATATGCGCCTAAGGCATGGACTAATCTTATGGAATACTTAATTAGTAAAGGCTATGATAAAGAAACACTTGTTGAATGCGGTCTCGTTACATATAAAAAAGATGGAAACAAATATTATGACAGGTTCATAAACAGAGTTATATTTCCAATATTTGACTATAGAGGAAATGTTATAGGATTTGGAGGAAGGGTTCTTGATGATTCACTTCCTAAATACTTAAACTCACCAGACACACTAGCATTTAACAAAAAGTATAATTTATATGGTCTTAACTTTGCTAGAAAAAATATAACTGATAGAACTGTAATTCTAGTAGAAGGATATATGGACTTGATTTCATTGTATCAATATGGAATAAGAAATGTGTGTGCTACACTTGGAACAGCCCTTACGATAGATCAAGGGAATTTATTAAAAAGATATGTAGATACAGTTGTAATTTCTTATGACTCAGACGATGCAGGGGTTAAGGCCACGCTAAGAGCTATAGATATATTAACTAGCGTAGGTATAAATGTTAAAGTTTTAAATTTAAAAGATGTAAAAGACCCAGATGAGTTTATAAGAAAATATGGTCTTGAAGGATACCAAAAATCCATAGCAGATGCTGTTCACTATATTAGATATAAAATAGTTAAATGCAAAGAAAATTATGATTTATCTAAAGATGAACAAAGATTAAAGTTTACTAAAGAGTCTACAAAGATAATAAAAGGTTTAAAAAGTCCAGTTGATATAGATTACTATATAAACTTTTTAAGCTCAGAAAGTAAAATAGGTGTAGAATCCTTAAAAAAAGAAGTCTATGGAAAGAGTTATAAGTCTAATTATAATCCAAAGCTTAAAAATGATAGACATGTTCAAATAGATAAAAATGCATATAAAAGACCGACTATAATAAATAATGGAAATGAAATTATAGAAAAAACATTAATTAGATTGCTTTTAGAAGAAAAAGAAATAAGAAGATTATTAATTTTAAAATTAGATGAAAATGATTTTACATTAAATGAAAATAAAGAAATTTTAAAATTCATAATTAAAAATGAAGAAATGGATAAAATAACTATTGACAAATTAAAAAGTTTAAACTTATCCGAAGATTATCTTTTGAATTTGTATAGTATGAAGATAGAAAATATTAATGTTAATGACAAAAAGAGTATAGAAGAGATAGTTAAACAAATAAAAAGAAATAAGCTTCAAAATGATATAGATAATTTATTGAAGAAGCAAAAAGAATTAGAAAATGGAAAGTCTAATGATAATTCAAATGCGAAAGAGGTAGATGTACAAGTTATGGAAATTGCTATAAAGATAGTTGAACTAAGAAAAACATTACAAAATATATAA